CTGATAAAGATCACGTCGTCCGGCTGCGGGATGTCGAAGTATTCGCCGTACATCTCGGCCCGAGGCAACTCGATATATTCGTTCGGCAGCCCGCTGACGAGCGGATGTCCCGGCGCGGTGATCCAAAGCCGCTCCCGTTCTCCCACTTCGCGCCAGCGTAAACTACACCGCGTTCCGAGCAAACGCTTGAAGATTTTGGAGTCGTGCGCCGAGTGCAGCACGATGAGCCCCATTCCTTCCAGCACGCGCTGTTGCACGCGATCGACTACTTCATCGCTGACATCGTTGTGCGCCGCATGTCCCCACCAATAGAGCACATCGGTCGCGGCCAGCTTCTCGGCCGAGAGACCATGCTCGGGCTGATCCTGCGTCGCGGTACTAACCTCGGCGGCGTCTCCCAACTTTTCCCGCAGCGCCGCGGCGATCGCTCCATGAATGCCGTCGGGATAGAGCTTGCCGACCACCGGATCTTCCCGCTCGTGGACGAACTCATTCCAGATGGTGATGCGCAGTGGTTGGCTCGTCATGCGTGATTCTCCTCGGTTGTTCCGGCACGAAAATATCCAAACACTAACCCGCCAGCACGAGTTTTGAAATTGCGCTATTTCGAATCCATCGAACACTAGCCCGCCAGCGCCAGCGAGGGAATACGGCTCGCCACTTCAATCCGTGTTAGGATCGCCAACTCTATTCCCTCGCTCGCGCTGGCGGGCTAGTAATCGCACATTATCGAAAACGCCGCGACGCCCCTTTGACGTTTTGCGTTCGATACTGACCCGGCGTTTGCCCGAGTTCTCGTTTGAAGACGACGCTCATGTATTCGGGATGATCGTACCCCGCGAGCGTAGCGATGCGTTCTAGCGGCAAATCGGTTTCACGCAACAGTTGACGGACCCGTTTCAGTTGCACGGCGCGAATCTCGGATTGCGGCGAACGGCCGATGTACTTGCGGAAACGGCGTTCCAGAATGCTGCGGGAAACAGGGACCTGTTTCAGAACTTCCTCAACCGAGATCCCATCGCACGCGTGCTGGCGAATGTATTTAACCGCCGACGCGACCAAGGGGTCATCGATCGCCAGCACGTCGGTCGATTGCCGCGTGACGACGCCGATCGGTTCGATCAGTTTGTTCATCTGCTTCGGCTGTTCGCCCCGCATCAGCGCATCCAACATCGACGCCGCTTCATAGCCGATTCGCTGTGGGTTAGGCATGATGCTCGACAGCGGCGGATCACAGAGATCGCAAACCAACTCGTCATTGTCGACGCCGATCACTGCGATTTCTTCCGGCACGGCGACGCCGATGCGTCGACACGCGTCCAGGACGTGCTGACCACGCATGTCGTTACAAGCCATGATGCCGGCCGGTCGCGGCAGCGATTCCAACCAACGGACGATCTGGCTTTGCTGCTCATCCCAGGTCAGTGCGGTCGTCGTATCCCAAGGAGATTGGTACTGGTGAAAGTCGAACCCTGCTTTGGTGACAACCGTCTTGAACCCCTCCTGACGACGTGACGACCAGTTATGTCCGGTAAATCCGCAGAAAGCAAAATGGCGAAACCCCCTCTCCAGAAGGTGTTGCGCCCCCATTTTGCCAACCGCTTCGTGATTCGTGCCGATCTGCGGTAATCCCTGACTGCCGTAGATGTCGGTCAGATCCACTGTTGGGATCTTCAAAGCGCGAAGTTTCTCAGCAAGACTGGGCGTGGTTG
The nucleotide sequence above comes from Blastopirellula sp. J2-11. Encoded proteins:
- a CDS encoding ThuA domain-containing protein, which codes for MTSQPLRITIWNEFVHEREDPVVGKLYPDGIHGAIAAALREKLGDAAEVSTATQDQPEHGLSAEKLAATDVLYWWGHAAHNDVSDEVVDRVQQRVLEGMGLIVLHSAHDSKIFKRLLGTRCSLRWREVGERERLWITAPGHPLVSGLPNEYIELPRAEMYGEYFDIPQPDDVIFISWFEGGEVFRSGCTFTRGAGKIFYFRPGHETYPIYYDPHIQQVLANAAQWARPSGVTYVGECRNPQESLSPIERRD
- a CDS encoding xylose operon transcription regulator XylR; its protein translation is MQRRRVMLIVETSLVYGREVLRGINRYVVANEPWSIYVDLRELVVRPPAWLEKWEGDGIITRSTTPSLAEKLRALKIPTVDLTDIYGSQGLPQIGTNHEAVGKMGAQHLLERGFRHFAFCGFTGHNWSSRRQEGFKTVVTKAGFDFHQYQSPWDTTTALTWDEQQSQIVRWLESLPRPAGIMACNDMRGQHVLDACRRIGVAVPEEIAVIGVDNDELVCDLCDPPLSSIMPNPQRIGYEAASMLDALMRGEQPKQMNKLIEPIGVVTRQSTDVLAIDDPLVASAVKYIRQHACDGISVEEVLKQVPVSRSILERRFRKYIGRSPQSEIRAVQLKRVRQLLRETDLPLERIATLAGYDHPEYMSVVFKRELGQTPGQYRTQNVKGASRRFR